The Saccopteryx leptura isolate mSacLep1 chromosome 5, mSacLep1_pri_phased_curated, whole genome shotgun sequence nucleotide sequence CAGGGCGCGCTGGGAGGTGTTCGACGTGGCGGACGCCGTCCGGGGCCACCGCCGGGAGCCGCGCGCCCCTCGCACGTTCTGCCTGTTGCTGCGCGCGGTGGCGGGTCCCGCGCGGGCGCCGCTGGCTCTGAGCCGGCTGGGCTTCGGCTCTCCGGGCGGCGGGAGCGCGGCGTCGGAGAACCGCGCGCTGCTGGTCGTCTCCTCCCGAACGCAGAGGAAGGAGAGCCTGTTCCGGGAGATCCGCGCCCAGACCCGCGCGCTCGGGGCGGCCCTGACTGCGGAACGGCCGCCCGACCCGGGTCCCGGCACTGGGTCCCCGGCTGCTGTTCTCAGCGGGCGCAGGAGGCGGCGGACTGCGCTGGCCGGGGCTCGGGTCGCGCAGGGCAGCGGCGGGGGCGCGGGTCGGGGCCAGGGGCGCAGGGGCCGGAGCCGCTGCAGCCGCAAGCCGCTGCATGTGGACTTTAAGGAGCTGGGCTGGGACGACTGGATCATCGCGCCGCTGGACTACCAGGCATATCACTGCGAGGGCGTCTGTGACTTCCCCCTGCGCTCGCACCTTGAGCCCACCAACCACGCCATCATTCAGACGCTTCTCAACTCCATGGCGCCGGATGCGGCGCCAGCCTCCTGCTGCGTGCCCGCGCGCCTCAGTCCCATCAGCATCCTCTACATCGACGCTGCCAACAACGTGGTCTACAAGCAGTACGAGGACATGGTGGTGGAGGCGTGCGGCTGCAGGTAGCATGCGGGCCGGGCCGGGAGGGGGAAGCGCGCCGCCACGGAGGACCCCCGGCTGAAGAGCAGCTGCGGGCGGGCCGTCACCGAGCGTGGGTGCAGGTCGGACTCCGGCTCCGCGCCCGGACGGAGAGAGGGCGCACCTTCACACTCACACCTACACACTCGTTCACTCACGCACGCATTTACCGGGACTGCGTCCGGAAGCCTGGGTGGCGACGACCTGATGCTATGGAACGTCACAGCTATGTGTCCTCTGCCAACCGATGGCCTTGGCGCCCACTGCCTCCTTCAGGGAGAGGATCGGTGTTCATGTTAAAATAACAGACCCTGTACTGGGTAGGAACAGGTCAGGGAGTTGGGGGCTGCAGAATGGGTGAACTAAAGGGGTACTTGCTCAAGTTTTGTCTGACCCCTTTATGTTTCTGGCCGAGTGTGGGGCACAATGGCCGCGTGGGTGCTTCGGGGTGTTGCACCCGGGACCGACAGCAGCAATACCGTCTCTGAAGGTTTGCGTGGCACCAAGgcaatttattctgggaaggagTCCCTGCAAAGGCCTTATCTATTTTCTTTGACTTTAAGAATGGAATGTGTCCCCTCAGTTTTGAAAGTGAACATTCGTTCCAAAGAACAGTGTAGAGCTTGTTAGAATTCTGCAAAGGTCAGTACCCGCCCTCCCCACCGTCTTTTAAAATCAGTTCCTAGTGGGAATGATCTAGAAAGCAGAGAGAGTATTTCTTTGGTAGGAGTGGAACAGGAGAGAGGTTTGAACTGGGATGGTGCCTCTGCCAAGGTCTGCGAAAGCGCCCATCTGGGCAGCCAGGGGTGCTGGCGTGCCTGGGGGCTCAGGAGGAAGCCAGCGCCGTGTCTGGGAATGGGGAAGAAGGGCAGCTCTGGCTTCTCCTGGGGACCTGCTAGGAAGCTTTCCCAGGGAGCTGTCAGGAGGCTCTCCGGGCTCGCAAGGCCTGGGCACAGACTCGAGTGGGCCGCCACGTGCTTGTGCTCAGCTATCAAGTCTCTGTCGGCTTTTACACACTTCCACTGTGTTGTTGCTGTAGTTCTGGCACTGTGATAACAACGGGAAGTGAAGCCACACAAAAGTGCTTTTGTGAGCTTTCAACTCCCGACACCAGTGGTTTAGAGCAGAAGGAAGGGCCAACGCTCCCATCCTCGCTCTGCCCGCCTGTATTTGCAGGGGGTGCTGTGGCCCCTTCAGAAGGCTCGGGCCTTGGTGTGAAGGTGCAGAGGTGTTCTTTGCTTACCAAGTCTACCCCCCAGGCCGTTTGCCCCAGAATCTTGTTGAGGGTAGGATTGTCTCTCTGTGGACAAGGAAGCTCGAATATATTAGCCTTCATAGCTTTATTCGGTTCATTTCTGCCTGGGAGTCCTCTGTGGCCAGTGTAAATGGTTGGGTAAGGGGAGAGAAATGAGCTGGGGCCACCTGTCTGGGCTCGGGGGAGCCCTTGGGAAGCCCCTGTAGCCCTCCAGAGTGCTCCCGGCTGAGGCCACGCTGGGTGTTCTGCAGGCCCCCAGAGGCCTTTTTCCACCCTGCTTGTCTTGCATGCTGAGGCCCAGGGACAGTTATACAAATTTTAACTCTCGGGGATTACTTtcttgagagagagggggagagatgaaagATGTAGTTACAGCTAATTTATTTAAGGGCCCCACCTGAGTCTTTTTTATCCTGTAAAATTCTCCCAAAGGAGAAGGAAACACACTTGTAATGTGAATTTATAGGCTGTGGCTAGGTGGGTAGCTATAAATTACCAGAAAATGCAACATTCTCTTCAGGTTAAACCCCCCAAATCCCAGAGTGGCTGTTATCCTACACCTCCATCCAATTCCAGTGCCTGGGCCGAGATGGTCCCGTTATATTTATGGATTTTGCCAGAGAAGCCGCACTTATTTTTTAAGCTATGATTTTAATAACAATTGCTTGGTGACCGCTCCGATACCTGTCATGATGAAGGGAAAAAGTTGTAGTACCAGAAGTTTTGGAAAGGGACTTCATGAAAAACTAGAGCTAAATATTCTTTTGAAGAAATTCTAGGGTACTTAAGACTTTGGACAAAAGCAAGTAAATTTCATACTTTTCTGGGGACTAGAAAAAAATTGATGGGGAATAGAGGATGAGAAGAAATTTGATTTAGCCCGAGCcataaaaggcagaaaaaaacgtccattttctccatttcctcccgACCCACCGCCTTCTACCAAGATGGAAGTGATATAGGTGTCTTCTTGGTCTTGATTGAGTCCAGGCTGccccagggtggtggtgggggagtgtTGTCCTTGGCCAGTGACACTTCCAGATGCCTTCAGTGTGTTCTTTGCTTACAAACAAAAGGAATGCCTTTGGATTTCCTCTGAAGCTGCACTAACCACCAGGGACCACCCGCATTCCTCTCCAACTCTGCTCAGCCCCCCTCCACGGCTCTGAATTAAAAGTAGGTGAACGGAGAGGATGTGTGTCACTTTGTAAAAATGACAGAGGAAGGGCAGCCACGTGTGGAGACGGGCAGGTTTTGTCTGCAGAGACTCGGGCAGACTCGCTTTGACGAGGTGTGGAGGAGGGATTCTGCCAGCACCGCTGGTAGTGCCCtggactgtctgtctgtctgtcttctggGCTGTGGGGAATGGAGCCAGAGCACCCAGCTGGGAACTCCAGGCCCCACCTAGAGGGGAGCTGCCTGCTGGCACAGGGAGTAAGTGTGTCGGTGACCACCTGCCCGGGGTCACCCAAGTGTTCCTTCTGAAGTAAGCagcacttttcattttgttggggAGAACTGTGCCCCACTATTGAGATCGTGTAAACCACTTCCGGCTAGGGGGGAGCGCAGGGCAGGCTAGCCAAGGTGCGACGGGGCTATGGCGCAGCTGCCAAACACCACAACGGCCAAACACCACAACAGCCAAATGCCACAACAGCCAAACACCACAACGGCCTGGTCACTGCTGTAGGCAGCCAGACTTCAGCGTTAAGGGAGGCCCCTGTACTGGCAGGTGACCGTGTCCTCCCATGCCCAAGTGCTTCCCTGGTTGAATTCTGGTTTCCCAAGCAGCAGGGCTGGGCCCTCTGGGAGGGTGGCGGGCTTTGTCCCCTGGCGTGGGGAAGCAGGCTTGGCTGTGCCTCTCCATTGTGCACACACCGCCCTTTACTCCACTGTCCTGGCATTTTATTGCTAAAGTGGCATGGGAAAGAGATGAGGTGTGGCTTGTGTGACAGTGCAGTCAGACCCTCCAGACCCTGTGCAGGGACTTCTCACATGAGCCTTGCTCTCAGTGCCTGGAAGAGTACTGAGCACCCTGTGGGTGCAGTCGGAGAACTCCAATCCTGCAATCATTCACCCTGTTCAGTTTCATTCACACTTATAGCAGAAAATAACTAGGGATtgcagtctgatttttttttctcttaaagccGGGAGGAAAACTGAATTCTTTCCAAGAGCAGCTTATGCACAGAAAACATCAGTCTTCCATGCTTGAATCTGGTCTTCAGAAAACCCCACGAGGGGGACAGAGAGCACTACAGCCATCTCTGGGCCACCAGTGTCATTGGGACCTTGCTGACGGCTGAAGAACATGTCGGTGGGGACACAGAACGCTCCCTGGGCAGGAAGGCAGGGCCTTTCAGTGGGCTGTGGCCAGGGGGCCTCACGTGGGATGTCAGGCAGGCTGGGAAGACAGTAGCTCTGGAAAGCAGCGGTCTgtcggagggagggagggagggcctgTGGTGTCCCCTGAGAAATGTCTGGACTGGGAAGGGAGGACAGGCCAGGGACCAGTGAACCAGCAGTTAGGAGACCTCGGGAGTGAGAAGTGGATCTCTCTGAGGGTGCCTGTGGCACTCCAGGCCCAGCCCACCGTGGGCCCCTGCCCACACGGCCACCTGCCCCTGCTGCAAGGGCCTCCTGAGAGGTCTAGGCGGATTGTGGCCATCAATCCCCCGAGCTTCAGCTTAGTCCCTTCGTTCCAGGATGCTACCTGGTCCCAAAGCTCACTCACATAGTTCCGAGGCAGGGCGAATGTGACTGCTCCTGAGAAAGGTCCCTCCCTGACCCCAGCCCCAGAGCCACCTCTCACAGTGTCCCAGCTCTTGCCCGTGTGTGTCCATTATACTCGTACCTTCTGTTGATGCTTCATGGATGCTGCTTTGATTTCCACCTGGAGCAAGGCAGGTGCAGGGTGGGCCAGGGCCTCGGGAGTGGGGCTCTGATCACCAAAGCCAGCCTTTTCTGTGTCCTTGTGGGGAGGCACTGCCAACCCAGCTCGAGTTCCCCTGTGCTCACACAGTGATGCACAGAGCCACACTTGGGCTGGGACTGTCCTGTGGGGAGTCCTGGGAAGGGTcccacctgctgctgctgcctctgtggAAGTAGCAACGGAAAGAATAGGTTGCCCTTGTTGGCAGCCCAGACAGGGACCTGGGGCTGTCTCAGTGTCCCTGGGCGAGGGAAGCCAGCCTGTGTAAGGGTGGACTGCTCCACCAGGTCCCAGCAGGTCCTCACCCCCTGCTCAGCCACCACTGTCACGGCCATGACTGGTCCAGCTTGCCGGGGGAGGGACCAGGGCCGTCAGAAGCCCTCTTCGCTCTCTCCTTTCTTacaggctggaaacggggacagagtTTAACATGAAGAGAGCCTAATGGGGAAGTGCAAAAGATGCTATTTCTAACTTCTCAGGCAGCTGGGCCTTTTGTAGCTAGAGACTTCTGGCCATTTAGGCTGGGGCAGGCTTCTCCCTTTGTGCCAGGCTTTCACCTGTCCCCGGAGTGTGGACCTGCACTGAGAAGTGGCTCCCACGGGAGCGCTAGGTGAGAAGGGCCTGTTCTTCCAGGAGGGCCGCACCTCCCACCCACGGAGAGTCCCCTGCGTGGACGTGGCTGCAGGGAGAGGGCGGCAAGTTGGCCTCCATCATCCCTGGGGGTGATGAGGGCTGGACATCTGCCGTGTGGGCTTCATTTGTTCAGGGATGCTTTCTGGTTACGATGTTCACACACCAGCTTCAGCGTAATTGCTGGTGCAGGTGCCGTGCCTACAGGGGGCCTGGGACTCCGCCACAGACTCTGGCCTAGCCGGGAATGTTGGGGTTGGGGCGTCATGGCAACTGCAGGAGTCACCGCAGAGCAACCTAGGACGGTGAAAAGAGTGTAGGTCATCGAAAATTAGTTTGCATTTCAGGTCATGCTTATCCTTAAAAGTGCACAGTCAGTAGGCGATGGGTGGGTTCCTCCTGCCGCATGGACCTCCCGGAGCAGCGCTGCTGGCCCCTTCCTGCATCTGTGCTGGCAGAAGGAAGGACTGCTCTTTCCTACATGAGCCCCCCTCCAGCGGCCAGAGGGCTGCAGAGTTCACGGCCACTTCCTGAGAGAGGCGCTTCTGCAGCTGGGGGAGGGTGCCGGCAGGACAGCTTAGCGTGCTGCTGTCTGAAGCACAATCTGcgctctttctcttttcattttttttgcctgacaAACTTCCTTCTGCAGAAACATtttattccctccccccccccaatgggATGTGAAATAAGTTGTCTAGTAAAGCAAGGAAAAGCTTCTGACAGTCGGATGCCTGGTCAGACCGCCCAGGAGGTAACCAGCTGTTTGCTTCTGCATTGCCACTCTCACCCGCCTTGGCAAACAGGAGCGGTTGGCACAGAGGAGTGTGGCTGGAGACTAGGCCAGGCAGCAGGTGGCCTAGGGGGCTGCCTTCTTTGCAGAATCACCTCTGTGCTGTTCCACCTGACCAGCGGTGGCCACAACCACATCTAGTCCCTCCATCTAGGAAAGGGGTGAGGGCCTGTTCTGGGCCTAGACCCCGCTCTGACACCTGCCGGCCAGACCCTGGCACCTCGGCTGGAGCTCGCAGGGCCGAGGTGAGCTCATGTCTGACGCAGCAGACAGTTCCTGTGAGGCTGGTTCACAGGAGAGCTGCTGAGTTAGAGGCTGACACACTGACCCAGGGAGCAGGGCGACACTTCCCTTGGGGACGTTCCTGGGGCCACCAGCTGGGAAGGGCAGCATCCAGGCCAGCGAGCGGGCAGCCTCGGGGAGCTGCACACGGTTTGTACCTGCCATATGCCTGTCTCAGACCTCACACGGGTGGGCAGCCCCCACCTGGATTTCTCAGTGGGCTGAGGGAGTCTGAAAAGCAGCGGCAAGGCGTGTCGAAGGACCTTCCTTGTCTGCACGGTCATCTCTGAGTGACCGAAGGTCACTGAGGGCAGAAGTGGTACATGTGTCCGAGTTGCCCTGCGGCTCAGGGCAGCAGCAGCTGGGCTCGAGGGACACAGGCAGCCCGAGGAAGGGGCGCGCCCGCGAGCAGCTTATACAACATCTCTGGGCCAGGACCTGTCGGTCAGAGCAGAGTCGGCCCCTCAGCATTCTGGTTAGAAAAGGACTGTCCAGTTCAGGAGAGAGTGTTCCCAGCCAGGAACAGAGACTCTGGCAACGGGAATTTCCCTGCTGTTCTCCACCTGGGATGTGTCACCAGCAgccttagtcatttttttttttttttgcattgtacTTTATACTGTGGTGCAAACAGCTTTTGTGTTATCTGTAACAAAGaatcatagttgcatcactttaggtCTTTTAGCTGGAAGTCTGTCACCTCAAATGAAAAGTTAATGCATTTTTTACAAGGCTTAGGATGCAGACTGCAACTTGCCCTTTagcaggggatttttttttttttttttggtatttttctgaagctggaaacggggagagacagtcagacagactcccgcatgcgcccgaccgggatccacccggcacgcccaccaggggcgcagctctgcccaacagggggcgatgctctgcccctccggggcgtcgctctgccgcgaccagagccactctagcgcctggggcagaggccaaggagccatccccagcgcccgggccatctttgctccaatggagccttggctgcgggaggggaagagagagacagagaggaagggggggcgggtggagaagcaaatgggcgcttctcctatgtgccctggccgggaatcgaacccgggtcccccgcacaccaggccgacgctctaccgctgagccaaccggccagggcctttttcttttttaaaaacataaagcagCAGCTCTCTCACCGTGAAGGTTTCCGCTGAACGCCTGCACGACTGAGCAGGCAGCGCTGCTGGCGCGGGTCCTGGGAGGCGCAGCGTCCGCATGACGGTGCCCTGCCCGTAACGAGCACGTGTGATCCGGCCCCAGACCTGGGATTTAAGAAAATGGGCACAGCTCGAAGGAACGGCACCACTGTCACCGCCCAGTACCGTGCCACTCCCTCGGCCGCTACAGACAATATTAACTGTCGGGGGGATGGTTAGAAGTCCCTGTCATTTTGCAGTGACACTTGCTgtaagaaggggaggggtgtggtTTTTAAACCCTCATTGAACTCAAGGCGAAATCTCCTTTGTGGGTAATCTTTCAGAACTGGTTGGGCCCGAGCAGCACTCCAAGGCTAGGGGGCTGGAGCAGGGGCTGTCTGCCCACTCACCAGCCCGGCCCTCTGGGCATCAGCAGCTGACGTTGCGAATGCtgcctgtgccctggccagctagcagGGAGCTCTCCAAGGGCAGGTACAAACCCACTGTGTGTATGTATTCTCAAGTTTAACAGAGTGTACATATCGACATGTAAATGAACTGTAAAACagcaatttctatttttcttgacaATTATATAGCAGTATATATTTGTTACACAAGCTTGTCTACCCTTCATTAACCATTTTGGTATTTTGTACAGATAAgttgattaaatattttattgataaaacTGCTCTTGCCTGGTCTCTGAGCTGTGCTTCTGACCTGTTTTCCTGCGCTGGGTGGTTCGTGCTCCTCGGCACTGAGAACTGGCGTCACCCACATAGGCATTGGAACAACTGCATGGAAACAGGGCTCCCTGGGAGCTCTGAGCCCCTCACTCGGCTCGTTCCCCCTCGGAACACCTCAGGCTCTCACGGGGAGATGTCCACCGGGATGGGGGCCTCGGGCTGCTGCTCCCTGGGTGTCGTGATTCCGTGACGCTGCACGGGACCCTGTGCACAGCCCCGCTCTGCGGGACGCCACCGCGTGGGCAGGCAGACGTGTCAGCTTGGGCTCAGGGGAGAGGAGACCAAGATGCAGTGGGAAACAGTGCATCTTCTCTTTGGAAAATGAGCACTGCCACTTGTCATGAGGGGGCAGATGGGGTATAGAGCCCTTCTGCCTTCCCACAGCTGCTGTGGGACTTGTCTCAGCTCAGAGGCACCGGCACACCATGCCCACGCTGCCGGTGCACAATCACGCCTCGGAAACCCAAAGCGTAAGGCCCAGCTGTGGCAGCCCCCTCTGTGCGGCTAATGACGTAGCTTTGGGGAGCCAACAAAGCCCAGCCCAGATGCCACAGGGCCCTTCTGCTCAGGACTCTTCTAGGCGAGTACCTTGGGTCCTTCGGACATTCTTCCGGGCCGGCAGTGGAGGGCCCATCCTATAGCTTTTTAGAGCCCCGAGGCCTCACAGAGACTTGTTGCTGCAGGTGAAGGGGAAAGGCACTTCTCTGTTCCCCGAGTATTTCTGGGAGAGGGTTAGTGACAGGGCAGCAGCTGTGGGACGATGACAGGGACGTGCCTCATAGGGACCTGGCACAGGCCAGTGCGACCCAGTACGTGGCAGAGCGGTGGCCCCATGTGCCCACTCGCTGTGCTCCGACGCTCTGAGAGCATTAGTGCCTGTCCCTGCGGCC carries:
- the GDF7 gene encoding growth/differentiation factor 7, producing the protein MDLSAAAALCLWLLSACRPRDGLEAAAVLRAAGAGPAGSPGGGGSGGRTLAEAAGASVTPAAAAPGARASRRGTGSGFRNGSVVPHQFMMSLYRTLAGRTPAGSAAASASGSGRSRRADTITGFADQATQDESAADTGQSFLFDVSSLSDADEVVGAELRVLRRGSPEPGAGSTTPPPLLLLSTCPEAARAQSLLSSRAAEPLHRARWEVFDVADAVRGHRREPRAPRTFCLLLRAVAGPARAPLALSRLGFGSPGGGSAASENRALLVVSSRTQRKESLFREIRAQTRALGAALTAERPPDPGPGTGSPAAVLSGRRRRRTALAGARVAQGSGGGAGRGQGRRGRSRCSRKPLHVDFKELGWDDWIIAPLDYQAYHCEGVCDFPLRSHLEPTNHAIIQTLLNSMAPDAAPASCCVPARLSPISILYIDAANNVVYKQYEDMVVEACGCR